A genomic region of Ignavibacteria bacterium contains the following coding sequences:
- a CDS encoding sigma-70 family RNA polymerase sigma factor, with protein MKSQLDDNVLIDRFLAGDTKAFNLLVEKYKRKIYLTVYRLLGNHEDASDITQEVIIKMYNELKNFRRESSIYTWIYRIATNLSLNELKRRKIRSFFDFDELEEWLFKDEKQSPELSFRENELSNKIQEAINKLPEKQRTVFTLRYYDGLSYEEISEILGTSVGALKANYFHAINKLQKELKDVL; from the coding sequence ATGAAAAGTCAGTTAGATGATAATGTTTTAATTGATAGATTTTTAGCCGGCGATACGAAGGCTTTTAATCTGCTTGTCGAAAAATATAAAAGGAAAATCTATCTGACTGTTTATAGATTGCTCGGAAATCATGAAGACGCCAGTGACATTACTCAAGAAGTCATAATTAAAATGTATAATGAATTAAAAAATTTTAGACGTGAGTCATCAATTTATACTTGGATTTATAGGATAGCGACAAATTTATCGTTGAATGAGTTAAAAAGGCGAAAAATTAGAAGTTTTTTTGATTTTGATGAACTTGAAGAATGGTTATTTAAGGATGAAAAACAATCACCCGAATTAAGCTTTAGAGAAAATGAATTGTCTAATAAAATACAGGAAGCGATAAATAAGCTTCCAGAAAAACAAAGAACAGTATTTACTTTAAGATATTATGATGGTCTTTCTTATGAGGAAATTTCTGAAATACTTGGGACTTCAGTCGGTGCTTTGAAAGCAAATTACTTTCATGCAATCAATAAATTGCAAAAGGAGTTGAAAGATGTTCTGTGA
- a CDS encoding tetratricopeptide repeat protein, whose product MKLFRAFAIIILFTLSLQAQEMNPEAAKLYNDGNQKMKEGNFSAALQLYEQALKIQKDYRILYQKGIAHRRMNQLDQAYNDLTEALKLKPDFDLAYNALGTLEYTRGNYEQSVNNFLKTLELTKNAQLKNQVEKNISLSYLKLGDQYLKNFEYEKAIDNLKKAIQYDQKNDAAYLALARAYVETGKYDDALVSADNALKYRNKIPKGGIYYYKGLALKNLGKLNEAKAAFEEGKKDPTYKAVCDYEIKNLPKQ is encoded by the coding sequence ATGAAGTTGTTTCGAGCGTTTGCTATAATCATTTTATTTACTTTATCACTTCAAGCTCAAGAAATGAATCCCGAGGCAGCCAAATTATATAATGACGGTAATCAAAAAATGAAAGAAGGAAATTTTTCGGCTGCACTTCAGCTTTATGAACAGGCATTAAAAATTCAAAAAGATTATAGAATTCTCTATCAGAAGGGAATTGCCCATAGAAGGATGAATCAACTTGATCAAGCCTATAATGATCTAACAGAAGCACTCAAACTCAAACCTGATTTTGATTTAGCTTATAATGCACTTGGAACACTGGAATACACTCGTGGAAATTATGAGCAATCGGTTAACAATTTTCTTAAGACACTTGAACTCACCAAAAATGCCCAGCTGAAAAATCAGGTTGAAAAAAATATCTCCCTCTCTTATCTAAAACTTGGAGATCAGTACTTAAAGAATTTTGAATATGAAAAAGCAATTGATAATCTTAAAAAAGCCATTCAATATGATCAAAAAAATGATGCTGCTTATTTAGCTCTTGCGCGAGCTTATGTTGAAACTGGCAAATATGATGATGCGCTTGTTTCAGCAGACAATGCATTAAAATACCGAAACAAAATTCCTAAAGGTGGAATTTATTATTACAAAGGTCTGGCTCTCAAGAATCTTGGAAAGTTAAACGAAGCCAAAGCAGCATTTGAAGAAGGAAAAAAAGATCCAACCTACAAAGCAGTTTGTGATTACGAGATTAAAAACCTCCCTAAACAATAA